In the genome of Acidimicrobiia bacterium, the window ATCGACGCCGGGAGTCGACAAGGTCCAGAGCGCCGATGCTGCCATCGACGCGATGATCGCCCTGCGAGATGGACTCCAGCTGATGTTCTGGATTCTCGCTGTTGCGCTCGGAGCTGCCGCGGTGGCGTTGATTGCGAACACAATCCATATGGCGATCTACGCGCGGCGCGACGAGATCGAGATCATGCAGCTCGTCGGCGCGAGCAACTGGTTCGTCCGAACCCCATTCCTCATCGAGGGAGCGCTCGAAGGGTTCTTCGGTGGGGCGCTGGCGGTTGCTTTCGTCGTCACCGCACAACAGTTGGCGGTTGACCGTCTCCAGGATCTGCCCGATTGGATCAATCTGGCGATCGACAACGACTTCCTCCTCAAGCAGGGTGTGCTGGTCCTGCTGTTTGGTGTAGCTGCCGGCCTCGTCGGCAGCTCCTTGAGCCTTGCAGTCCACCGCACCCTGCGTTCATGATTCGCCGCGCCCTTCTCGTCACCGTTGCTGTTTCCCTCCTGATCGGTGCTGCGCCTGCCACCGCAGGTGATCTCGACGATGATCTCGCAGCGGTGCGGGCACGAATCACATCGTTGCGTTCGCAGCTGTCGGATCAACAGGGGGTTCGGACGCCGATCGTTGAAGAGGTCCTCGCGGCCCAGACGCTTGTCGATTCCGCAGCAGCAGATCTGGCCACTGCAACAACCGCGTACAACGACGCCGTCACCGCGGAGGCGGCAGCACGCACGCGGCTGGATGTCGTTCGCGAGGAGCTTGCGGTGCGGTTTGCGCACCTCGCCGCGCTGCGATCCGATGTCGACGCGGCGCGGACGGAGGCCAAGGCGTGGGCTCGCGAGGCGTACACAAGGGGTGGCATGGCCGAACCTGCCATCGCCTTTTCGGTGCCTGCGCTCGCCGACATCGCGGTCGGGGTCGCCTATCTCGATGTTCTGACCGGTGTCTCGTCCGATGCCGCCGATCGATTCCAGCTTCTCGTCGACGCCGAGGCGATCGAGGAGGCCAAGGTCAAGGCCGTCGAGGCCGAACTCGAGCACCAGATCGCGGCCCTGGAACTGTCCCAGTCCGACCTCGCGACGGCGATCTCTGCCCTTGATGCCCATCGAGCCACCCTTCAGACGGCTGCCGACGCGCAGCAGGCGCGTCTCGATGAGATCGACGCAAGGATTGACGAGTTCGAATCGGAGATCTCGGCGCTCGCCCGTGAGGAGTCCTCCATCAAGGCCGCGATCTACGCGGCGTCACATCCGACGCCGAGTTCGTCTGGGGCTCTCATCCGGCCGGTGCCGGGCGCCATCTCCTCGGGGTTCGGCAAGAGGGTGCATCCCATCACCGGAGGCATCAAGATGCACAACGGTGTCGATATGAACGCCCACCACGGCGATCCCATCCGCGCAGCGGGGGATGGTGTGGTGATCCTGTCGGGCGTCAAGGGCGGCTACGGCAACACGGTGATGATCGACCACGGGGGTGGGATGGTGACGCTCTACGCGCATCAGTCCAAGCTTGGTGTGTCGGTCGGCCAGCATGTCTCACAGGGGCAGGTGATCGGGTGGGTGGGCTCGACCGGTCAATCGACCGGTCCCCATCTGCACTTCGAGGTCCGGATCAACGGAACACCCAGAAACCCGGTCAACTACTGGTGAGCAGATAGCAGATATCAGATATCAGATATCAGATATCAGACATGAGATACCAGACATCAGATATCAGACATCTGGCATCTGAGATCTGAGATCTGGCATCTGGCATCTGGCATCTGGCATCTGGCATCTGGCATCTGGCATCTGGCTTCTGGCTTCTGGCTTCTGGCTTCTGGCATCTGGCATCTGGGATCTGAGATCTGAGATCTGGCTTCTGGCATCTGACATCTGGCTTCTGGCATCTGGCATCTGACATCTGGCACTAGCCTCCGGGTGATGGGTGGGCGCAAGGTCGTTGCAACGAATCGTCAGGCGCGGTTCAACTACGAGATTCTCGATACCTTCGAGGCCGGTATGGTCTTGAGGGGCTCGGAGGTCAAGTCGCTGCGTGCTGGCCAGGCCCAGTTGAAGGACTCCTACGCCGACATCCGCGACGGCGAGGTGTGGCTCGTCGGAGCGCACATCTCTCCGTACAAGTTCGCGGACAACGGAGGACATGACCCGGAACGCCAACGCAAGTTGCTCTTGCACCGCCGCGAGATCGATCGCCTCTTCGGCCGCATCCGCGAGGAGGGACTGACCTTGGTTCCGACCCAGATCTACTTTGCTGAAGGTCGAGCCAAGGTTGAGCTCGCGCTCGGCAAGGGGAAGCGGCGCCATGACAAGCGCAGAACGATCGTCGAGCGACAACAACAACGGGAGATGGACCGCGCTCGGAGCCACCGACGATAGACGCCGCAAGCAGCGCGCTATGCGCCGATGTTCTCGACCTGCTCGAAGAGTTCCTCGATATGATCGGTTTGGAGCAGCCCTGGGGCACGGAGGAGGACCTCGCCGCTGCCGCTGGTCACGACCCAGAACGGGAAGGCGGAGACCCCCATCTTGGCCGCCATTCGATTCGATGCATCGACCACGATCGGAAACGGGAAGTCACCGTTGTCGAGATACGCGTCAAGCGGATTCCCACGGGATGGATCGATGCTCGTCGTCACGGTCACGAGTTCGGTCTCGTACCGTTCTGACGCTTCCGGGTACCAGTCCGAGAGCAGCGGGATCTCCTGTTGGCAGTACGGGCACCAATGCGCCCAGACCATCCAGACGCGCCGTGTTCCGTCGGCCGGATCGATCGAAACCGGTTGATCCGTGTAGGCGTCGGTGCCTTCGATTGTGCCCATCGTCATGCCGAGGGCTTGATCCGGCGCGTCGCGTTCGAAGCGGGGGAGGTATCCGGCCGGCACGGACGCTGCTGGTGGTTCGATGGTGCTTGCCCCACCGGCCTCGGCTTGCGGGGCGAGGACGAGCGCTTGCACGCTTGTGCCGAGATCGGCGATGTCCTTCGCAAGTCCATTGATCTCGTCGCCGATCGACTCGACCTGTCCGGCCAAGGTCTCGTTGAGTGATTCGATTCCTGCTCGGTTCTCGTTGAGGGCGTTGAGCGTGAGGATCTGTGCGGTGATGAGTCCCGCGACGACGAGCGCGGCGACCGCGATGACTCCGATCATCCACCTGGGGAGTGTGCTCGAACCCGTGTCTCGTACCGAGGCGGCGGCGATGTCTCTTGCAACCGTCCCTTCCTGGGAGTCAGGGTCGTGCTTGGCTGTGCCGTCGGACGCGTCGGGTTCGCTCGGAGTCTCGTGCATCGCTCAAGGATATCGGCGCCTCGGGTGACAGTTCCGGGATCGAGAACCGTGGAGGCAGGCGTCGGGAAGGGGTATCCTCCGGAATGTGGATGTGCACCAACACATCTCCCGATTCGGGGGTGACATGGTTTCGACCGTGAGCGTTGATGCGTCGGAAGCGAGCCGAGGTTGCCGGAGTCCTCGTAAAAGAGCCGGTATCAACATAAGTGCAGACAACGAAAGTTACGCACTGGCAGCGTAGATAAACGCTCCTGTCCGACCGGAGGGCTCCCACCTCGCCGGGCCCGGGCATTGCAATGTGGGATGCCCCCACCGGGGTTCCGTGACCGGTGGGGAAAGACGATTGCGGATAGGGCATGGGGTTGCTTGCCGGCAGGGTCCCCGTGGTCCGAACGCTCGCTGCTGGCTGCGCTCGGAGATGCCGACGCTGAAATCTTGCGGGACGGGGGTTCGATTCCCCCCACCTCCACCCACCAAGAGAGCCATCCGGCCCTCTTGCGCGTACGCGTGTACGCGCGTGCAACATCAGGGGGTGAGTCCCCGAAGGAGTTCATCGACGATGGTGGTGCTCCAGTCGTCGGGGGCTGCATCGAGTCTCCCGGTCATCTTTCGGATGATGACCGGTCCGGTGAGCAGGTCGACGACGGTGTCGGTGTCGATATCGGTCCGAACCTCGCCGCGGGACCGAGCAGATTCGACGAGCTGACCGATCGCAGCCCGCCGGGGGCCCACCACGGTGCGGAAGTACAGCAACCCGATCTCGCTTCGCTTCGCCATCTCTGCGGCGAGCCACGGTAGGAGCTCTCCCGCCCTCGAATCGGACACCAATGACCGCAGCCCGTCGAGGGCACGGACGAGGTCGGCTCGCAGATTGCCGGTGGCCGCGACGGTCACCTGCGCCGCAATGGTGCCGATCGCGGCAACGATGATCTCATCCTTCGATGACCAGCGCCGGTAGATCGATGACTTGCTGACGCCGGCTCGGAGTGCGATCGACTCGATCGTGAGCGACGAAGGGCCTTCGTCTGCGAGCAGCGACATCGTGGCGTCGATGACCCGACGGTCCACCGACTCGTCGCGCGGTCTACCGGGTGGCGGCGTCGATGTCATGACGGATCGGTGCGAGGGGATGGGCCGTCGGCGGCAAGGTCGGCTGCTGCGGCACTGCCCTCGATGTTGCGCGGCCTCGCTGGAAGAAACAGGGCCGTCACGACCGCACCGAGAAAGGCGATACCCGCCGCAACCCACACCGACGCGGCCATGCCGTCGACAAAGGCCCTGCTGGCAGCGTCGATCAGCGGCTCGCCCGCAGGTCCCAGTTCGGCGGCCACGCGGAACGCGCCCCCGATCGAGTCCTGTGCGATCTGGTCAACCTCCGCCGGAAGCGCGCTGACCGCTGAACCCATCGCCGACGAGTACACCGACGCGAGAATGCTCCCGAGGATGGCCACGCCGAGGGCACCACCCACCATCCGGGTGGTGTCGTTCATCGCCGATCCGACGCCTGCTTTGGCGAGGGGGAGTGAGCCCATGATCGAGTCGGTCGCGGGTGCCATCGCCGTTCCCATCCCGATACCCAGGAGGGCGAGTGTGACGGCGACATGCGCGTAGCCCGAGTCGATGGTGGTGGTGGCCAACCACGCCATGGAACCGGCCACGACCGCGAGCCCGGAGGTGACGACGATCTTGGTGCCGATGCGTTCGACGATCCGTGCCGAGAGCGGGGCAGCGACGATCATCGTCGCGATCGGCATCACTCGGATGCCGGCCTCAAGAGGCGAGTAGCCGAGAACGAACTGGAGGTACTGCGTCAACAGGAAGATGGTGCCGAACATGGCGAAGAACACGAGGGTGATTGCCCCGCTTGCAGCACTGAATCGAGGGTTCTCGAAGAACTCGAGCCGAAGCATCGGATAGGTCGCTCGGTTCTCCCAATACAGGAAGCCGACGATGAAGACGGCCGATGTGAGGAATCCGGTGACGACGAGTGGGTCCGTCCAGCCGAGACTTGGTGCCTCGATGATCGCGTACACGAGGGTCCCGAGGCCCGCGATGGATAGAACGGCTCCGAGTGGATCGAGCGGTGTGGCATCGGGGTCCTTGGACTCGGGCACGAGGAAGGAGCCAAGCACGATCGCGACACCTGCCACGAACACATTGATCAGGAAGACCGATCCCCACCAGAACTGCTCGAGGAGCCAGCCACCGAGCGCAGGGCCGATGACGATCCCGAGCCCCGCAACGGCGGCCCATGCCGCGATGGCACGGCCTCGTTCCGTTCCCTTGAAGATGTTGGTGACGATCGACAGCGTCGATGGCATGATCAGGGCGCCGCCGACACCCATGACGGCGCGAGTCACGATCAACATGTCTGCGCTCGTGGAGAACGCCGCGAACAGCGACGCCGCACCGAAGATGATGAGGCCGGCGTTGAGGGCGAGCTTCCGCCCGAACCGGTCCCCGAGCGCCCCCATCGTGAGCAGGATGCCGGCGAACACCAGCACATATGAGTCGACCATCCACTGCAACTGACTCGCCGATGCGTCGAGCTCGTGCACGAGGGTGGGAAGGGCGACATTGAGAATGGTGTTGTCGAGTCCGATGATCAGGAGGCTCAGCGACAGCACGCCGAGCGTCAGCCACCGTCTGCGATGAATGGTTGTTTGGTCCATGGGGTTCCTCATCCAGTATTACGATACGGTACGGTTCCGTTTCGGAATAAACGGTACCACTGGACGGGGCCAATCATGTTCGGCTCGCAGCCTACGAAGCGATGCCGAGTGCAACGCGGGGGTCGACGAACTCGGCGTTGAGGGCGTGGGCGACAGCTTCGTTCGTGATGGCGCCCGCAACGACGCTCACCCCGCCCCCGAGCTCCGGGAGGCGTTCCACAGCCGTTGGGACACCGTCGGCGAGGGCCCGCACATAGGGCAGGGTCACATTCGACAGCGCCCTCGACGCGGTGACCGGAACCGATCCGGGGATGTTCCCGACCGCGTAGTGGACCACACCGTCGACGACATAGGTCGGCTCGTGGTGGGTGGTCTCCCGGCTGGTCTCGAAGCATCCTCCCTGGTCGATCGAGATGTCGACGAGCACCGAACCGTCGTGCATGTCGCCAAGCATGTCCTTCGTCACCACAACCGGCGCCCGGTCACCGGCAACCAGTACGGCTCCGATCACGAGGTCGGCCTGGCTCACCCACTCGTTGACCGACGATCGGGTCGAATAGTCCGTTGACACCCGTGATCCCCAGTGGTCGATCACGCGCTCGAGCGCCTGGAGGTTGACATCGAGGACCGTCACCTGGGCACCAAGACCAACGGCGACATCGATGGCGTTGAGGCCAGCGGAACCGGCGCCGATCACAACGACGCGACCCCTCGGTACGCCAGCATGCCCGCCGAGGAGCACGCCGCGCCCACCGTGTGGTGCCATCAGATGGTGGGCGCCGACCTGGGTCGACAAC includes:
- the ald gene encoding alanine dehydrogenase is translated as MNIGVVTEIKPDERRVALQPGAAHDLVLRGHSVFVQAGAGSGAGAPDEAYTAAGAILVDTAEAVFDAARLIVHVKEPQPTELELLTSDHIVFTFLHLAAYPQVADGLRASGATAIAYETVEVRGSLPLLAPMSHIAGRLSTQVGAHHLMAPHGGRGVLLGGHAGVPRGRVVVIGAGSAGLNAIDVAVGLGAQVTVLDVNLQALERVIDHWGSRVSTDYSTRSSVNEWVSQADLVIGAVLVAGDRAPVVVTKDMLGDMHDGSVLVDISIDQGGCFETSRETTHHEPTYVVDGVVHYAVGNIPGSVPVTASRALSNVTLPYVRALADGVPTAVERLPELGGGVSVVAGAITNEAVAHALNAEFVDPRVALGIAS
- a CDS encoding TlpA disulfide reductase family protein, which gives rise to MHETPSEPDASDGTAKHDPDSQEGTVARDIAAASVRDTGSSTLPRWMIGVIAVAALVVAGLITAQILTLNALNENRAGIESLNETLAGQVESIGDEINGLAKDIADLGTSVQALVLAPQAEAGGASTIEPPAASVPAGYLPRFERDAPDQALGMTMGTIEGTDAYTDQPVSIDPADGTRRVWMVWAHWCPYCQQEIPLLSDWYPEASERYETELVTVTTSIDPSRGNPLDAYLDNGDFPFPIVVDASNRMAAKMGVSAFPFWVVTSGSGEVLLRAPGLLQTDHIEELFEQVENIGA
- the smpB gene encoding SsrA-binding protein SmpB; translation: MGGRKVVATNRQARFNYEILDTFEAGMVLRGSEVKSLRAGQAQLKDSYADIRDGEVWLVGAHISPYKFADNGGHDPERQRKLLLHRREIDRLFGRIREEGLTLVPTQIYFAEGRAKVELALGKGKRRHDKRRTIVERQQQREMDRARSHRR
- a CDS encoding MFS transporter; translation: MDQTTIHRRRWLTLGVLSLSLLIIGLDNTILNVALPTLVHELDASASQLQWMVDSYVLVFAGILLTMGALGDRFGRKLALNAGLIIFGAASLFAAFSTSADMLIVTRAVMGVGGALIMPSTLSIVTNIFKGTERGRAIAAWAAVAGLGIVIGPALGGWLLEQFWWGSVFLINVFVAGVAIVLGSFLVPESKDPDATPLDPLGAVLSIAGLGTLVYAIIEAPSLGWTDPLVVTGFLTSAVFIVGFLYWENRATYPMLRLEFFENPRFSAASGAITLVFFAMFGTIFLLTQYLQFVLGYSPLEAGIRVMPIATMIVAAPLSARIVERIGTKIVVTSGLAVVAGSMAWLATTTIDSGYAHVAVTLALLGIGMGTAMAPATDSIMGSLPLAKAGVGSAMNDTTRMVGGALGVAILGSILASVYSSAMGSAVSALPAEVDQIAQDSIGGAFRVAAELGPAGEPLIDAASRAFVDGMAASVWVAAGIAFLGAVVTALFLPARPRNIEGSAAAADLAADGPSPRTDPS
- a CDS encoding TetR/AcrR family transcriptional regulator; the encoded protein is MTSTPPPGRPRDESVDRRVIDATMSLLADEGPSSLTIESIALRAGVSKSSIYRRWSSKDEIIVAAIGTIAAQVTVAATGNLRADLVRALDGLRSLVSDSRAGELLPWLAAEMAKRSEIGLLYFRTVVGPRRAAIGQLVESARSRGEVRTDIDTDTVVDLLTGPVIIRKMTGRLDAAPDDWSTTIVDELLRGLTP
- a CDS encoding permease-like cell division protein FtsX, with the translated sequence MTRIGYMFKEAISNLGRNALVVLGAVLAVFISLTLTFGTLVFGEVVRVNTLRWAEDVRVIAFLQDDMTAQDTAALQAEVATWPQVADVFYVSKADAFDEAQILFANNEAMLSVLEQNPDLLPASLRVQPTDPDDYDILVTRLGSTPGVDKVQSADAAIDAMIALRDGLQLMFWILAVALGAAAVALIANTIHMAIYARRDEIEIMQLVGASNWFVRTPFLIEGALEGFFGGALAVAFVVTAQQLAVDRLQDLPDWINLAIDNDFLLKQGVLVLLFGVAAGLVGSSLSLAVHRTLRS
- a CDS encoding peptidoglycan DD-metalloendopeptidase family protein; this encodes MIRRALLVTVAVSLLIGAAPATAGDLDDDLAAVRARITSLRSQLSDQQGVRTPIVEEVLAAQTLVDSAAADLATATTAYNDAVTAEAAARTRLDVVREELAVRFAHLAALRSDVDAARTEAKAWAREAYTRGGMAEPAIAFSVPALADIAVGVAYLDVLTGVSSDAADRFQLLVDAEAIEEAKVKAVEAELEHQIAALELSQSDLATAISALDAHRATLQTAADAQQARLDEIDARIDEFESEISALAREESSIKAAIYAASHPTPSSSGALIRPVPGAISSGFGKRVHPITGGIKMHNGVDMNAHHGDPIRAAGDGVVILSGVKGGYGNTVMIDHGGGMVTLYAHQSKLGVSVGQHVSQGQVIGWVGSTGQSTGPHLHFEVRINGTPRNPVNYW